The following is a genomic window from Trachemys scripta elegans isolate TJP31775 chromosome 7, CAS_Tse_1.0, whole genome shotgun sequence.
TGATAAATTATCTTCATTTTTGCTGGCTACAAAACTGCTTCCTTGGGGTTTCATTTTTATCTTAAGAAATCAGGATTCAGGATACAACTTTTAGATGATGTGCCTGAGTTGATCTTTCCAGATCAGGAAACATACATATCCTCTAATTCGGTTTTGTTGTTTCTAAACTTCCTTTGTACTAAAGGTTCTTcgctttgtttcatttttaaactatgttttgcttttttcttcatttggacaCATTGTCTCAACTGAACATTGAAgtaaaaggaaacaaatcaaaGTAATGATATAATGTGCACCCTACACTGTCTAGCCTGTTTTTCCTGTAATGGGAGTACTACAAAATCTTTCATGATAAttggaataaaaataagaaagctTTGGCATTTACTTATATTCTATGCAGGTTCTTAttccatgctcatcaccatagtatctgatcaCCTTCCAGTAGAGTATTAAGAGATGTAACTAATATCTATCAGGTGTTGTTAGGTTCTCCCATCCTCTATCCaagggagtgttttgttttggtaggtttTTGTTAACTATAAGCTGCTACATATTTATGTTAGAGAAgccaggtcaaagaaatgtgctttGCAGCTGGAGTGGAAGATGGTGAGGGTTTGTGATAGTCCTTAGGTTATGGAGGAGTTCATTCCAGTCTCAGACTGGCCCCCCAAGAAAACTCTTGAGGGTCCAATTCTATTTCCAAAGTTTCAGCCAATATAATTGACAGTGAAATAAGCAAATCCATTCTCATCAAATctttcagcaaaccaaaaaactGTAAGTTCTTATTCCGAGGAGCATtttcttaaatttaaatattCCTGTCCAAAAGCCCTATATGTATTGATGATCCCACTTTGTATGCTTTCCTGTAATCAGAACAGGTAGCTGCTGTGGCTGGAGGTGTAATAGGAGGAATCCTTTTATTGATACTTATTGGAATAGCAGTGTACCTGCTTTGGAAGAAGATATGCCTCCAACCTTCCTATGAGGAACTCATGGATTCAGTCACACCAACACATCTAGATGCCAGTCTGGAGGATCAGACTTTAACCCAGCCATCTTCTGTAATTCAACCAAAAAGCATAAGGTGAATAGACCTCTTTTTCTTATGGGCTACTGTTTATAAAGCTACATATTTCTATACCTGCCAAAGGCCTAAATGTGGGACACAATGTATGACAGGAACCCAAAAtgatgcagggagaggggggaatcaaTCATGTAGGAAAGGTAAAATGCTGTGTGATTCATTACTTTAGGGTGACTATTATTATAACCTCAGTTCAGtaattctttatttctgatgtataTGATGTAATATAATTTAACAATAAAAAGATGGGGAAACCAAACTTACGTGGAACATGGATAACTTTGTTAGTTCTCAAACTCTGATCTATGGACCAGAGCCCTTCCTGGTGGTCCttagaatgaaacattttaagaACCAAGCAATGGGAATTTTGGACATGAGGGAAGGTAATTAATGAGCTAATGAAGTAGTCGACTGAAAAAGTTGGAGAGCTACGGATCTGCTCAATCTCTAAACAAAAAAGTTCAattgattctttttttctttgaagcaTTAATTAAAGAGAAGGAGAGGGGATCTGACTGAAAGTTTACTTGTATGTAAGGTGCCCACCATAATGAGGGCCACAAATCCCTGAgtgggacctctaggtgctaccttcatacaaataaataactttctaTGATTTTTATATGGGCTAACCAAGGGGTATTGCATTATCAATCATGTCCACCTACGGACTAATGCAGCTACAAACAATTTCTGCAAAACTATGGAACTACAACTAAATGTATTATTCTCTGCTGGAGTTTGGTTTTCTTAGTTAAACTGGAagagttgtttgttgttgttctgaGCAGAACTAGAAGCGTTCCGTTCATCATTCCACCAAAATTTCATGGGCGAGACTGGATTAACCTGACAAATGGAGAGCATGTTCAGGAGGACAGTGACCCCTACGTGACTCCGGAGTCTGGGCCCCGGTGTTCTTTTCACTCCTTGGGTATGATGAAACTGCAAAGGTGGGACAGATTATTGGAAAGGAAGCTTGAGTACTGTGCAACACATTTGCTGTGCAAATATTATACACTACAATTGTTATCTGGCCACACTCTGGAGTGAtattgattatatatatatatatatatatatatatataaaatcacaaaGTATAGATACACTACAGTATTCTTTAGTAATAGCCCCAAACACTATACTGTATGTTTAGATAGAAATTGGGCCAGACTGGGGCCACCCCTTACACTGCTGTACAAGGGAGAGGGTAGAGCACAAGAAGCAAGTCTTTCCTTGTATCTTTGATATAGGGACAACACAAGGGCTGCTCGGGGCTAGTGTCTGGTCAGTGTTAGCATCTCCCACAAGGGGCAGGTGTGGCCAGTTGCAGAAGAGACCATGTGCTGCACTCTGGAGGGCTGGAACAGACATCAGCTACATTCCCCCAGTAGTTGTTCATGGCAGAGTCACTACAGAAGCCTCCATAACAATATTAAGAAGAAAAGAGGTGACTCTACAAACTCTCCTCAACCTTTgagggaaaaggaattcaaatgcAGAATTTATATACAGAGATAGACTGTGAATAAAGAAGAGCTTTACATGGTTTCCCTAAAGAGGCAGTAGCTGTAAGAAACACTGCTGTAGTCTGAGGTTAActtgcttggttttgttttttattttgcaaagctGGAGCTTATGTCATAGGGTCTATCAACCCAGAGCTGTACAAGTTCCCTGAAGACAAGAGTGAGACAGACTTCCCTGAGTGCAACATTGGCCGTCTTTGGTTCTCAGTGGAATATGAGCAAGAGGCTGAAAGGCTTCTCGTCTCCTTGATAAAAGCTAGAAAACTGCAGCCTCCTACAGATTCCTGCAGTCCCTTTGTGAAAATTTATCTGCTGCCTGATGAAAGGCGTTACCTTCAGTCCAAAACCAAACGCAAAACCCTCAACCCTCAGTTtgatgaaaattttatttttcaggtaCTTGCCTTTTAACTGTGATGGTACATCTGATGTGTCACTCTGGATGTCAGGGAAACAAGATCACTAGGCTGTGCAGCCAGGAGGTCTGTGTCATCTCATGGCAGACCTTTCCCAGCACATACATTGTCACAATGCTCTCTGGCTGTGAggcagtttattattattatttgcactgcCAGGGCCAGTCAGGGGTGTGTGTTTATGTTAGGCACtgtaaaaaacacaaaagagatgGTCCCATACCCCA
Proteins encoded in this region:
- the LOC117880850 gene encoding synaptotagmin-15-like isoform X1, which gives rise to MSEQVAAVAGGVIGGILLLILIGIAVYLLWKKICLQPSYEELMDSVTPTHLDASLEDQTLTQPSSVIQPKSIRTRSVPFIIPPKFHGRDWINLTNGEHVQEDSDPYVTPESGPRCSFHSLAGAYVIGSINPELYKFPEDKSETDFPECNIGRLWFSVEYEQEAERLLVSLIKARKLQPPTDSCSPFVKIYLLPDERRYLQSKTKRKTLNPQFDENFIFQVSSKTLYQRTLKFSVYHVDKQKKHHLLGQVIFPLKNETLTGDSKLVIWRDLEAENLEPPSEYGDIQFSLSYNDYLGRLTVVVLRAKGLKFQDERYAASVYIKVSLMNHNKFIKCKKTTAVLGSPNPVYNETFSFKADQTELDTASLSLSVLQSTEGDKTHLLGRVVVGPFMYTRGKELEHWNEMISKPKELVKRWHALCRNT
- the LOC117880850 gene encoding synaptotagmin-15-like isoform X2, translating into MSEQVAAVAGGVIGGILLLILIGIAVYLLWKKICLQPSYEELMDSVTPTHLDASLEDQTLTQPSSVIQPKSIRTRSVPFIIPPKFHGRDWINLTNGEHVQEDSDPYVTPESGPRCSFHSLAGAYVIGSINPELYKFPEDKSETDFPECNIGRLWFSVEYEQEAERLLVSLIKARKLQPPTDSCSPFVKIYLLPDERRYLQSKTKRKTLNPQFDENFIFQVSSKTLYQRTLKFSVYHVDKQKKHHLLGQVIFPLKNETLTGDSKLVIWRDLEAENLEPPSEYGDIQFSLSYNDYLGRLTVVVLRAKGLKFQDERYAAKTHLLGRVVVGPFMYTRGKELEHWNEMISKPKELVKRWHALCRNT